AAACACGCACCCCTCACGGgcacgccacgccatcgCCTCATGACAGTACACAGACCTGCGCGCCACTGAGCTCGGCGTGGACATGGCTGTGATCAAGGgtgaggagctgcgcgagaagGGCTACGGCGGTATCTACGCTGTGGGCAAGTGTGCGCAGTACCCGCCGCACCTGGTGACGCTGCGCTACAGGAACCCGAACGCCACTGTGGGCGCCAAGAATGTTGCGATGACTGGCAAGGGTATCGTGTACGACTGCGGCGGCCTTGCGCTGAAGCCGGCCGCGCACATGACGAACATGAAGACGGACATGGGCGGCTCCGCCGGCGTGTTCTGCGCCTTCatcgcggtggtgcgcagcatGAAGATGCAGAAGGATCACTTCAGCCACATCGCCAACATCAGCGTGACGCTGTGCTTGGCGGAGAACGCGATCGGCCCCAACTCGTACCGAAACGACGACGTCGTGGTGATGAAGTCGGGCAAGTCGGTGGAGGTGATGAACACGGATGCCGAGGGCCGCATCGTGCTTGGCGACGGCGTGTTCTACGCGACGGGGGAGCAGTGCTTCATCCCGGATGTGGTGATCGACATGGCGACGCTGACGGGTGCGCAGGGTGTGGCGACGGGGTCGAGGCACGCCGGCATTTACGTCAGCGATGCCGAGGTAGAGAAGAACATGGTCACTGCGGGCCTGCAGTCCGGCGACCTGTGCTACCCAGTGCTGTACTGCCCCGAGTACCACGAGGAGGTGTACAAAAGCCCCTGCGCCGATATGCGCAACATTGCGAACTCGCCATCCAGCGCCGGCTCGAGCTGCGGCGGGTACTTTGTCGAGCAGCAACTGAGCGAGCGCTTCAAGGGCCCCTTCGTCCACGTTGATATGGCCTACCCCAAACGCAAATGACTGCGGCGGACGTGTCGACGGTGAGTCCCTGATGCTGCAGGACGTGCGCAGCACAGACGGAGGCAGCCCATTTCTGGCGGGAAGGGCATGAAGAtgtggaagggggggggcaacgAAGATTAGTTGAGTTGGCCCATGAGATGTCCGATTTTAGGGGGAGAACTCCGGAGGGGTGCGGAGAAAGGAGGCCCGTCGCATGAAAGCAAAAGGAAAGGACCCAAGTGCGCAGGTGGCAGTCGAGTGGCAGAGGAAGTGCGAGTGAGCGCATCTTGGCTACTGATTGCACAGCGTGACGATGTGGCGTGCCATCGTGCCGCTCGATACTCCCCCATCGAAACTGGGTCTCAGAGTTTCTTCTCGCGCCTTTGTACGGTATGCTCTCACTGTGTTTATGTGGACTTGCTTTAGGTATGCCAGGCGCACCCTTTCTCTATCCTATTCGATCCCTCTAACAGCGCGCGGCGCGTGGTGCGTTGCATGTGTacgtatacgtgtgtgtgtgcatcttTTCACTTCGTAGTCCCCGATGATGCGTTCCCTGACGGACTGGTGCCGCCCTCATTTTTGAGCCGTTGTCGCTCGATTTTCTGCCGTCCTTGCgtactctctctctctccccctacAAACTGGTGTGAGGTCGTCGGTGTGTCCGTGCGCTTGCCGGAgtgtgcaggcgctgagAATTGCTGCTCTGGCGCCGAGTTGCGGTGCGCTGATTGTAGCCCACATGGAGGTTTCCTTTGCCTTATCGTGCCCTAGTATGTCTTCTCACTTTCGCCCTCCTCACCGGGGTCTCAGGGCCGCACCGGTTTTCTGCGTCGAATCCTATGGGATAGTTTCCCTCTCCCaacgtgtgtatgtgtgcgtgtccagCTTAAGCGCAGACTTTGGGCGATAGCGGCGACGCGCGACAAGGATACAGAGCCAAAGGCGGTCTCGTTAAGCCACTCGGTGCGACACTGCTGAGAAGGCGGTGAATGGGAAAGTGGAGGGGTGGAAAGGGCTCATTGATGGTCGACCATGTCTCTCTGTGCGGCCGGTTGCCTTGGGTGGCTTCCTCTTCAGCGTCTCCCTgcttcttctctcttccaATGATGCttacgtgcgcgtgcgtgcgcatgtgcattggtggtgcgtgtgtgtgtgtgtgtgcgtgtgtgtgtcctcgCACCCTTTTCCATTCGTTGCCCtacgcgcctcctcctttgcgctttgcctccctcttctctcccgcGTGTTCGCTTCTGTGTtgccttcgcctccgtctGCGTGTcgtctcttcctcctctccgctgaCCTCGGCGGTCTTGCGCATGTagccgagagagagagagagagagaaggggggagggagaggggcgggaaGGCATTACGGATGACGGCCCCAGGTCCTTCGCCTCCCTGGCGTTaccccctttctcttctcccgaCCTCCATCGTAGCTGTAAGCGGTGCCGACAGTGCACAGGAGACTGAGGGCGGGTGGGACGGGttggagagagagcgaacgTGCCACGCATTATCGTCCTTGACggaaaggagaaaaaaaatgtcTGACAAGAtcgcctgcacgcgcacgcgatTTCATCTTGCGCTGTGGCtgcccaccccctcctccggtGGCGAGCAAGGATTGGTTTCACAGTCCAGGCAATGGGACGGTGGAAGGAATCGACGGTGTGCGGCTtgagggtgtgtgtgtatgtgtgtgtgtgtggaggcaAACAGGAATAGAAGAGGCGCCTCGCCTCTTCTATCCTCCCCGAGACGTGCAGGTCGTTCACCGGGATAGGCAAcacccctccttcccccacccccttccctcgaAACCCGCGGTCCCTCGGCTCGCGCTCTCTGGCGCTACAAAAAATATGTTGGCCACTGAGAGCCATCCTTACGGGTGTCGGACCCCATCTCCCCATCTCCTTGtttctcctcttctgcccccttttttgttgcCTGCTTCCTCATCAAACGACTCTTCTACAATGTCTCCGCCTCTTGCACGAGCGCACGAACCGCGCCTGCACCCGTTCGCGATTTCGTTCCTCGGAGTTGCTCATCTCACTCCGGATCgtcgctccccctcctccacccacacctcctcctctttcttcaTCCACGCGGCTTCCTCTTCGTGACATTCGCTTATCGTTCTTACGTGTTCTCTCTCTATAAATTTAtcttcgcgtgtgtgtacgtgtgtgtgcactaCGGACTGGAAGTGCCCGCCACTTCGATTCTGTCGttgtgtttctttttttgcgtGAGCCACGCTTTGTCTTGCATCACCGCTGGCTTCACTCGgagccccttcccccaccccctgtgCCCCTTGTGCCCCTTGTGCCCCTTGCTTTCCCTCTGTCTTCGCATCGCTGCCCCATCCTGTTCTCTCCGTATCTTGGTCAGACACGCCCGTGATGAAGCGTCCGCGTTCCAGctcggcggtggaggagtcggcggtgtcggcgtACGTGCAGACGTGCACGAACTTCAAGTCGAGTGTGACGTTCACAGATATCTCGAAGGTATCATGTGTTGCGCCGCGCGTGCTTCTGGTTggcgcgctggagcagctgcaagACAACTCTGTGAAGTCCGTGCCGTTTTACTGCTCGGCGGttgcggaggtgctgcagcgggtgAAGGCTGGTGCGACGGTGAAGACGCTTGCGGAGGTTTCAGGGCGCAATGGCTTCATAGAAGTGACGGTGACCGCGCTGCCGGCAACCAGGTCGCGCACGAACTGCCCTTACCGCGCGGACAGCATATCGGAGGCCGTCACTGCTGCGTGCGGGAGCGTCGAAGAAGGCGAGGTGCTTgacgtgtacgtgcgcgtgcctgctgGCGCGGAGACGGCGGTCGCGAACGCTgttgcgcgcgctgcgccgcactcGTACACCGCGAAGGCTAAGCAGGCGACGAAGGCGTACATGAAACAGGAAATCACGCTGAACGTCGTGATGTCATCACGCGCTGCGTTCACGCAGGAGAAAGTGCGCGGAAAgtccgtgtgcgtggcggagctggaggcgatCTGCACGTCTGTGCAGCTGTGCCAGCGCCTGGTGGACACGCCGCCGTGCATGCTGGACACTGTCGTGTACGCTGAGATCGCTTCTGCTTACGCCGCTGAGCTCGGCGTGGACATGGCTGTGATCAAGGgtgaggagctgcgcgagaagGGCTACGGCGGTATCTACGCTGTGGGCAAGTGTGCGCAGTACCCGCCGCACCTGGTGACGCTGCGCTACAGGAACCCGAACGCCACTGTGGGCGCCAAGAATGTTGCGATGACTGGCAAGGGTATCGTGTACGACTGCGGCGGCCTTGCGCTGAAGCCGGCCGCGCACATGACGAACATGAAGACGGACATGGGCGGCTCCGCCGGCGTGTTCTGCGCCTTCatcgcggtggtgcgcagcatGAAGATGCAGAAGGATCACTTCAGCCACATCGCCAACATCAGCGTGACGCTGTGCTTGGCGGAGAACGCGATCGGCCCCAACTCGTACCGAAACGACGACGTCGTGGTGATGAAGTCGGGCAAGTCGGTGGAGGTGATGAACACGGATGCCGAGGGCCGCATCGTGCTTGGCGACGGCGTGTTCTACGCGACGGGGGAGCAGTGCTTCATCCCGGATGTGGTGATCGACATGGCGACGCTGACGGGTGCGCAGGGTGTGGCGACGGGGTCGAGGCACGCCGGCATTTACGTCAGCGATGCCGAGGTAGAGAAGAACATGGTCACTGCGGGCCTGCAGTCCGGCGACCTGTGCTACCCAGTGCTGTACTGCCCCGAGTACCACGAGGAGGTGTACAAAAGCCCCTGCGCCGATATGCGCAACATTGCGAACTCGCCATCCAGCGCCGGCTCGAGCTGCGGCGGGTACTTTGTCGAGCAGCAACTGAGCGAGCGCTTCAAGGGCCCCTTCGTCCACGTTGATATGGCCTACCCCAGCTCGAACCCGgccggcgccaccggctACGGTGTTGCTCTCGTGTTCGAGTTTCTGCGCCACTACTAGCAAGGGAGAAAAGCACAGCGTGGCGGGAGCGAAGAGGCgcaacacatacacacacaagcaagcaagcaagcaagcaagcaagcaagctGATTTTCGTGCACAGAAGAGGTGGGCTGTAGGATGCACCCGCTGATCCAACTTGGTCTGGCGGCGCGTGCCGTACCTCGTCAGTGGTGTGGCTCTGGGCTCCCTTCTCTCACTCTtacttttcttttttataTATTAGTGCCCGTTTTGTACGCTTCCGCATGCGTATGGCCACccgcgctccagcagctcacCGTCACACAGTGCTCATGCATGAGGAAGGCCggtaggggtggggggtgggtggggtgtggcGCTATCTGGAACGCATTTTTTcattcgtgtgtgtgtttttttgCCCTTCTGCGTTTTCGTTTTGTATGATATTTCCCGTGCCTGTTGTTTctgaacgaaaaaaaaggtgtcGCTCTCGGCGAATCAGGCGAGCCTTACACCCACGCCTCGGGGCATGGTGGCCGACGCACGGTGGCTGTCGCTTCTCGGTATTCCGACACCGTCATCGACGTCTTACCGTGTACGGGTATTTGCACGACTGCCTTCCTCTCTGGTCTTCACGTAGGTGTCGGGCGGGTGGCCAACGGACAAGCGACAGCGTAGGCTGCTGAGGaagtgagggagagagggggaggggggcagaggtGTTGGAGAGCGACGCTCTTTACTTGATCCTGTGAGCTAAGCCGTGAAGAACAGCATCGTTTAGTATTCGGAACAcgagcaaagaaaaagcgcCAGCGAGGCGACGTGTTCTTGCCCTTCTCTTTCTGAAGGGATTCGGCTCGTGTTGCTGTcttgcacacgcacccacgcacgcacgcacacgcacgcagaggcagacacacatagACAAACATAGACGTATACATGTCGCTCTCCATCCACACGCGCAGGTCTtctctgtttttcttttttcgctccgtgtgcgtgtgcgtgtgcgtccctttcgtttcgtttttttttctgttctgTGGCCTCTTGAGTGATTATCGAAACAAGCAAGGccgaaagggggaggggggtggcgcgCGAGAGACGCACATGGAGAGCTCGCTAAGGAAACGGGGGCGGGGGCTGCGCCTGTTGGCGGTCAGCCCCTTACCCCTGCGCCGTTGTTCGCAGCGCAGGCCTCATTGGTgcgtacacgcacgcgcatatATACAGACGCCGATGTGCAGCCACACGCACCATTACTCTCTCGGGGCGACTTGCAGTGcgcgtcgtgtgtgtgtgtgtgtgtgcctttcgggagagggagaggagggcagaaCAGAGAAAGAGCGTTGCTCTGTGCCGAGTTGCACTGCGCGGAGGAAGGAAAGTGTCTTTGACGTGTGGGCATGGGTGTCTGTGAGGGAATCGGGGACAGCTGATGGAAACGATGTGGAGAGGTGCCACGGAATGGCAACGACAGTAACGGGGAGTTTCGCCTCCGtcaccgccctcctcctgcccTGCGCCGCTCCACGCTTCTTGCGTCCTCGTTTTCTTTGTCTCTACCCTtcacccctctctcgctcgctctttcCCCTTCCATATTGCCCTGTGCCCTTTACACTGATCGTTTTCGAGGAAGCGCGCTCGCGTCCGCCCGCGCAACGAGGAGGGCCTCGACCAGAGCAAGATACTGTGACACGGGCGCGCATGATCGAAAATCGCacgctcctccctctctctctagcCTGCGctatttttttctttcgttggCGTGTCCCTTCTCCGGCTTTGCATGCACCAATCAGGGGGAACGacgcaacgcacacacacgcatataAAAGGAGAATAGCACGCACATATATAAAGTTAGACggacgaggcgctgcgcccaTTCGGTTCcgctccttttttcttcgtttctTTCCAACAGTCTCGCTGcctctcgtgtgtgtgtggggggggggggcggcgggcgggcgggcgtGGTGTGGTGTACTACCTCGCTGCTACCGTAGACGGATAGGAAGGGCACTTGAAAAAGACCGACGCTggacggcagccgccgcatCATCACAAGCCGAAGACACTtacgcacgcacatcgcATATTTGAATACGCCCAGCTCCGCGCGCACGAGTAGCACGACGGTAAacacagggggagggactgCGAGGTCTTGAGCATGGGGGTTTGCCGGGCAgccctcctttttttttcgactTGCCCCTTTACTCAGTCTGGGGTTTAGTGGGGTACCGTCCTCACCTCTACAATCACCGCGAGCTGGTCTCTCACCTTCTCACGCAGTCGCACGCCGTGTTTTCCTTCAGCAGACGGTGGTGTTCTTCTGGTGTCGGTCATGCGCACTAGATGGGCGACGAGCAGATCACGGAGAAGCAAGTGCGCTCCAGCGTAATAGATGGTGCTGTAGGGCCGCCGCAATctccgccacagcagcaagcGACAGGGCGGAAAACGGGTGACCACATCGCACATGTTTTTCGTGCTCTCCAGCACCTGCAACCGCGCGGGTCAGGGCCATCGGCATCCTCTTCACAGCTCACCAACTCGTCAGCGTTCGAGaatggcgccgctgcgtggATGTGCAGTCACCTGGACTTTCTGTGGGAGTCGATTGCGTCATCGGCTACCGAAACGCCATCAGCAGACGTCaacgctgcggctgcttcaatgcccacgcacccacgcacgcggcTTGTTCTTCAGCTTCTCGCCTTGGAAGCTCTTCGacaagagcagcggcgcggcgttTTTCCGCTGAGTTCTCCGCCGCACTCCTCTGTGTCGACCGCCGCATCCCTTCTGAAGGCGCCTAGCGGGGCGGCGacccccgctgctgctgctgctgcaccgatTGCTGGCAGTTCTCTACGCCTTATGTCCTTTTGTCACCATGACACCCGCTTTGAGGCGGGCGGTTTGCCTGTTGTGCATCACTGGCTCTGGCagcgtgctgcggcgcttccGTCCGGGCTGGCCGTGGCCGAGTCTCCCTATGGCGACCTCAGTGCTCTCATGATGGAGTGGgcgacgctggcgctgccggcgtggcTGGAGAGCGCAGAAGAagtgcggtggcgatgcgAGCGTGatgaggcgctgcgccttgTGCGTgagagcgccaccgcagcagcggtgtgcaGCTCTGCCAACCTGGAAAAGGAAGCGCGAGAGGCGGAAGAAACGGCTGCACGAGTGCCTGATTGCTGCACCAGACCCGGCACTCGTGCAGCTGACACTGTCGCCGCGAAGAGTGTTAGCAGCCTCAGCCGCGACCAAGCCGCATTCATGCCGCAGGTGGAGGACGCCAACGATGAAGGTGTGCCAGAGCCATCATTGACTGCCGTACCCGAACCGCTATTGACGTCCGCTGCGGATGGCGCAccttcttcccctcctcgACGAGTGTTGCAGCTCGTCgttgcggcggcagcgaacCCAGCTACCGCGCAGAAGGCCGATCCCACCATCGCCAAAACTACTGCTGTCGCCCCGTTGCCCAGGCCAGCTGCGGAGAGCGAAGAGGTACTGGTGAAGGAAACTGGAAGGGAGCCAACGAGTGTATCGGGCACCGCTTCATC
The sequence above is drawn from the Leishmania mexicana MHOM/GT/2001/U1103 complete genome, chromosome 11 genome and encodes:
- a CDS encoding putative aminopeptidase codes for the protein MAVIKGEELREKGYGGIYAVGKCAQYPPHLVTLRYRNPNATVGAKNVAMTGKGIVYDCGGLALKPAAHMTNMKTDMGGSAGVFCAFIAVVRSMKMQKDHFSHIANISVTLCLAENAIGPNSYRNDDVVVMKSGKSVEVMNTDAEGRIVLGDGVFYATGEQCFIPDVVIDMATLTGAQGVATGSRHAGIYVSDAEVEKNMVTAGLQSGDLCYPVLYCPEYHEEVYKSPCADMRNIANSPSSAGSSCGGYFVEQQLSERFKGPFVHVDMAYPKRK
- a CDS encoding metallo-peptidase, Clan MF, Family M17, with the protein product MKRPRSSSAVEESAVSAYVQTCTNFKSSVTFTDISKVSCVAPRVLLVGALEQLQDNSVKSVPFYCSAVAEVLQRVKAGATVKTLAEVSGRNGFIEVTVTALPATRSRTNCPYRADSISEAVTAACGSVEEGEVLDVYVRVPAGAETAVANAVARAAPHSYTAKAKQATKAYMKQEITLNVVMSSRAAFTQEKVRGKSVCVAELEAICTSVQLCQRLVDTPPCMLDTVVYAEIASAYAAELGVDMAVIKGEELREKGYGGIYAVGKCAQYPPHLVTLRYRNPNATVGAKNVAMTGKGIVYDCGGLALKPAAHMTNMKTDMGGSAGVFCAFIAVVRSMKMQKDHFSHIANISVTLCLAENAIGPNSYRNDDVVVMKSGKSVEVMNTDAEGRIVLGDGVFYATGEQCFIPDVVIDMATLTGAQGVATGSRHAGIYVSDAEVEKNMVTAGLQSGDLCYPVLYCPEYHEEVYKSPCADMRNIANSPSSAGSSCGGYFVEQQLSERFKGPFVHVDMAYPSSNPAGATGYGVALVFEFLRHY